From the genome of Ooceraea biroi isolate clonal line C1 chromosome 10, Obir_v5.4, whole genome shotgun sequence:
GGTCGACTCCGAGTTGAGATCGCTCGCGAACAGCTTCTACGCCGGCTACTCGTCGTCGAACCGCGCGGGGACGTACGATGCCGTGGCACTCACGGCTCTGCGTGCTCTCGCGTGGACGATAGGTCTTCAGAAGGGCAGTGTCGAGGAACACGTGACTAAGTCGGCCCTTCGTGTCAGTCTCACAAACGCGCCGGAAGCTGCCGCTTGGTCCGTACACGAGGCGCGGGATCACGGTGTGCCTGGATACGTTCGGTTCCTGAGTGACTGCATGGGAGGAAACGTTAAGGTATGTTCCATGatagaaatgaaatttaaGTGTAAactctttttattgttttcttccatttattgaaatttgctGAAATTTACGTAAGGTTgttctaatttattaatatatgatcTCCTGACTTGACGAAACTTGATACgttaatcaaaataattattcaaatttatttgatcGTATAGATTGGGAACTTTACGGATCTGACGCGAGTGATGCGACCCGAACGCGCGCAGCTATTAAGCACGATTTATGCGCACCCGGAGGACATAGACTTGCTCGTGGGAGGAATTCTGGAGAGCCCGATCACGGGTGCTGCGGTCGGCCCAACATTCGAGTGCCTTCTCAAGAAGCAGTTCGTGACGATGAGGAATTCCGATCGCTTCTGGTACGAGAACGATATTCCACCGTCGGGATTGACGCCGACACAGCTGGCCGAGGTCAGAAAAGTGTCACTTGCCGCGATCCTCTGCGCCAACACAAACATCCGCAAGATCCAGCCGAGGGTATTCATCCGGCAGGATCCGTATCTGAACAGCAAGATCAATTGCGAGCAGTACGAACCGCTGGATGTCGCGGAGTGGACCGAGGAACCGTTACCGCTTCCTGCGGTAATGCGGCATGAGTTTGTCGTAAACGACACGAGCGCGGAAGAAACACGGCAATTCATGCCGGAAATCAGCTCAGACTTGCTCGCTGCCGCGGTGAAGCGGGCGGAGGAGGAACTGCTCGAGCGTAAGCAACTGGAGTACAATGCCTGGCTGGAGCAGAGGATTGCCGACCCGAGATCAGCCGCTGGCACCGCGGCTAGCTTCTCCAAAGCCAACCGAGACGCCCTGCTGCTCGCCAACTCGTCTATCATGTACGAGCTCGCCACGAACGAGATCTTGAATGGCATGCACGGCCTGCGACGTAGGAAGCGACAGATTTTTGACAGCACGGAGAACGTGCTGGGCGGTTTCCCCAATTCGAACGACTTCTCCGACCTGCTGCAGAACGTCGATATATCCGGCTTTCTGCATAATCACAAGCCGACAAATCACGAGGAAGTACAGTGCCCGGTAGACGACAGCCCGTGCGATCCCACTACGCCTTACCGCACCTTATCAGGACACTGCAACAACCTGCGCAATCCTCCTCTTGGCAAGTCGCTGACGACCTTCGCTCGGCTGCTACCGCCCGCGTACGAGGACGGTGTCTCGAAGCCAAGGGCCATGTCCGTGACGGGAGTGCCGTTGCCAAACCCGCGAGTCATCTCCACCGTCATTCATCCCGACATCTCGAATCTGCACAACCGCTACACGCTGATGGTGATGCAGTTCGCGCAGTTCTTGGACCACGACATGACGATGACGCCGATTCACAAGGGTTTCCAGGAGTCGATCCCTAGCTGTCGATCGTGCGACTCGCCGCGCACCGTTCATCCCGAATGCAATCCTTTCCCGGTACCACCAGGCGATCACTACTACCCTACGGTGAATGTCTCGTCGGGCGCCCGCATGTGCTTCCCGTCGATGCGATCGCTGCCGGGTCAGCAGCAGTTGGGTCCGCGCGAACAGGTGAACCAGAACACTGGCTTCCTAGACGCGTCAGTCGTCTACGGGGAGAACTCGTGCATCTGCAACATCTTGCGCGGCTTTAACGGCCGCATGAATGTCACGTCGAATTCGAGACGCGGTAGAGACCTACTGCCGCAATCGTCCACGCATCCGGAGTGCAAGGCTCGCTCGGGATTCTGCTTCATCGGCGGCGACGGCCGTGCCTCCGAGCAACCGGCCCTCGCGATCATGCACACGATGTGGATACGCGAGCACAACCGCGCGATGGAGGCATTGCGACAAGTGagtctcttcttcctcctattttatgtatgtaaaattataagtatataataataataataataatattatgtttcttttattaGATAAATCTCCACTGGGACGGCGAGAAGTTGTTCCAGGAGGCGCGACGCATCATCAGCGGTATGCTGCAGCACATCACGTACAACGAGTTCCTGCCAAGGATTCTCGGTTGGAACGCCGTCAGTCTGTACGGTCTGAAATTGCTACCGCAGGGTTACTACAAGGAATACTCGCCCACCTGCAACCCCAGCGTGCTAAATGAGTTCGCTACTGCGGCCTTCCGGATCGGCCACTCGCTGTTACGGCCGCACTTGCCGCGCATGGATCGCAACTATCAGAATATCGATCCACCCATCCTGCTGCGCGACGGATTCTTCAACCCGGATATGCTCTATCAAGAGAACATGATTGACGAGATGATCCGTGGTCTCGTGGCCACGCCGATGGAGACTCTAGATCAGTTCATCACCGGCGAGGTGACCAATCATCTGTTCGAGCAGCGCGGCATACCACATTCCGGAGTGGATCTGATAGCGCTGAACATTCACCGTGCCCGCGATCACGGACTGCCGTCGTATAATCACTATAGAGCGCTCTGCAATCTGAAGCGGGCTACCACATTCGAGGACTTGTCCAGGGAGATGGCACCCGAAGTGATAGCCCGCATGAAGCGCATATACGCGTCGGTGGACGACATCGATCTATTCCCGGGCGGCATGAGCGAGAGACCGCTTCAGGGTGGCTTGGTTGGACCCACGTTCGCCTGCATCATCGCTATTCAGTTCAGACAGTCGAGGAAGTGCGACCGTTTCTGGTACGAAACCGACGATCCGAACATTCGTTTCACCGAGCATCAGATGGCGGAGATCCGCAAGACCACGCTGGCCAAGGTGATGTGCGAGAACATGGATTCGCATACCGACATGCAACGAGCGGTGCTTGATCTACCTAGTAATTTCCTGAATCCACGCGTACCCTGTAATTCCATGCCGCACATAGATTTCTCCGCTTGGCGAGAAACCCGACACGGCTgccagattggcggcagaaacgtCGCCGTCGGCGAGTCGGGCTTTCCTACGCCGTGCACCAGCTGCGTCTGTACCGCTGAGGGCGTAAGTGTACTTTCTAAATAACCAATGCCGCCTAATTTTCGGTATTGTGTAGACGCAAAACTGGACGTTAAGTTTATCCATTACCAACGATGTTATAAATTGAACGTAAAATTGTATTCCAAATTTGTTAGAAAGGTAAAAACAAACGTGATGAAGTTGCTTCGATCGAAATGTTACGATTTGATTTTTTCGGCATCGTTGGATTTCTTCCTCTAGTTTTCACTCTATCAGGATAAACGAgggttttcttctctcttccagACGCAATGCGCCTCGCTGAGAGTCACGGACTGCAATCAACTTCTGCGTGAAGCTTCCCGAGAAGCGATCCTGCGAGATGACGTGTGCACCGCCCAATGCGGTTTCGTTCTCGCGGCGACGGAAACCACCGCGAGGTTACAACAGTTCACCACGCCAACCAGTCCGGGTTTCCCCGGTTTTCCGGCGCACACGAACAGCTTGAGAAGTTCGCCGATGCCGGCCTCATTTAACGGCTTCAAGCTGCCCGATCTCTCGCAATTTATCGGTTAAATCGGGGGAAAATAACGCGAAGACTTGAAACCTCGTAACACTCGTTGCTTACTGATTATCATATTGTATCGCAGGGAAGACACTGCCTTTATTTCGAGAGACTGTACGACAAACGCGATCCCAAAATTTCACAACTAATTGGTCGTGCTCAATCCTATGAAGGAAAACCTGAAATATGACGGAgaactagagagagagaaagagagagagagagagcacgttTTGAACACGTAACACGTGACGCGAGGGACAGTTATCGGAAGATAAAAGGAAAAGTACCTGTCGGCGTGTAAATATAGATGATAAGGCGCAAGTATTTAGTTTAGCGGGAGATCGCATCGTCGGAACACATCGAGAGAATACGTGAACGTAGAAGAATCTGCATGGAGCTTCTTCGCGAAGCGGATCAACGTGCGATTGACGAGAGAACGAGCAACAAGACTTGGAGCAACTTTGTCGCGTTCTCCGTGACGGTTATTACGTCATTGCCGAAACTGGGATCGAGGATAGTACAGATAAGTACAGAGCGCGTCGAGACGGACATGGTGTCACGCCAGAGATTCGCGCCGGCGCTATCATCTCGCGCGATCGGAAGGAGCGTTGGCCcgaaaaaaaatgagaaacgcgAATGTTCGTCTTGAacttgtctttctttctctcacgtTACACCTCTAcctaattttgtattataattaatatgtgacatgtataatataatgttaataaatgttaatatttctttttcttctttgtagTTTCTTTTTCCCTGTGATATATAAATGACGATCGTCCAGTGCGCTGCCAAGGGCACGGATTTGGTCCTCTCACTTTCCGTCTTGCAGGAGAGTGAAGCGCGAGACCTCGACGGAGGCGGCAAGCGGGGGTCTCCCTTTCCGAGGTTTCCATTATTTACAAAGAATCCCAGTACCTAACGCGGTGACCCAGAAAGGAAATCGCTTCGTTCGATGCGTTTGACGCAGAGATCCAAGACGCTCGCTCGATTTTGGTCCAAGATGTCCTTCGTCTCCGAGTTGTCTTGGGAAATATCCGGGAAATCCCGTTTCTCTTAGGCTTAACTGGCAGGAACTTCTTGCTTGTTGTTCACCACGGCGACGTTCTCCTGTATCGTTGGCGTCTGCTCGATGCAGCGCCACAATCCATAGGTCTTGCCGATCACCGTCTGCCACAGTCTCAGAGTACCGTCCTCCGATCCACTGGCGTACAATTCACCGTCCGGCGAAAAGCGCACGCAGTGCACAGGCCCGAagtgacctttaaatgattcTGCGAACGCGAATCGTACAGCGTatgtaaattacaaattatgacGAATCGCGTGCAGTCaaaattatcttgaaaaattcatgTACGTGTGTAAAGAAAATATCTTACCCAGCTCCGCTCCCGTGTTGTAGTCAAACTTGTACATTTTGAAATCTTCCCCACCGCACACGAACATAGTGCAATCTGGATGCAGACTAGCGCTGTTAACTTGAGTCGGAGCGGCAAACTCTTTTATCTTGGTCAATCTAGTGAGAAAAGATAAAGAtttgaaaattagaaaaatcaatttctaGGAACAGAATGTGTCGTCAATTTTCATCGTTGCAACGATGTTGTGGATGtcgtaattgttttaatattaaaaaggacGAAATATACATACTCTTTGCTGTCCCAGAACGTAACGATGTTTGAGTGGGTCGTGGTGATGATGCTTCCGTCTTTCGACACCTCCATAGAGCTTGGAATTGCGGGGAAATCCAGTCTCTTGATCTCCTGCCCGCTGTTCCTGTCCCACACCCTCAATGTCTTATCGTCCGCGCAGGTAATTAAGGCAGAGTTGTTATCGAAGAAGGTGACGTGTCTGATACCACTCGCGTGACCTGAAAAGATCTGAAAGACAGAAGAATCAAGACATTTTAGGAGTTTGTGTTAATAATTACTCTGCATTTTATTGCcagttaatttttttactcaCCTGCGGAGACGCTTCCGGTTTATTAAGATCATAAATGCGTACGAGTTTCTCATTAGAGCCAGTGCACAGATGATTGGAATCGGTACTGAAGTTGACCGATTTAACTATGTGATTGTGTTGGAAAGAATGGACCTCCTCTCCCTTGATAGCGTCCCAGACTTTAGCATTGAAATCAGCTGCACCGGTTGCAGCTCTGGTGGCCTGTGGATTTAACGCTACACCCCACACTGCTCCTTTATGTCCCTCGAACGTGCCGATCCAATCTCCGGTATCACCCTGTCGCAACATGGGCTTGCCATCTGGAAGAAATTAAATCGCTCTGATATATacgtacaaataattttacaaataatatttaataagaaagatataagtaaataagtaaattaatttattttcttgtagGTTCTGATAGATTTAGAaacaaagtataaaatatcaaacgtCGTAATACGTTGTACGAAAACGTTTGATTAACCTCGGGTGTATGTACGTGAGCTGACATCGTCAGTACGACCGATTACTCAGGGATGTATTCCACGCCGTAATTACACGCGTGATCATTGAGAGTGCCCTTCACACGTTAACCGCCGCAAGCAGGAAGAGAGATCACGCGCGCCGTCAAGAGCACGAGGTGCCTAACCTCGAAAGTGTCTTGGAACCTTGGACGCAGCCGGAAAGAATTGGGCCAAGGCGATCGAGAATCGAGCAGCGCGATCGAAATGATCGAGCGGAAAAGAGATCACGACGATGTGTCGGTCGGATGGTCGAATGGACAGacaataaataagtaaacaaataaataggTAAACCGGACAAACCAGCCAGCCggtttacaattttctttacAACTGCAACAGCGATTCGCGTTACCTTTGCACGCCGAGATGAGATAATATCCGGACTCGGTGACGTCGGAGAAGGCGAGATGCACTACGGGCCTCGTGTGGCCGCTGCACGTCAACGGGGTCTGTCTTAGGTTAGCCATCGTTGTTCCCTATCGTGCTACCGCCTATTCTTTCCTCCCGCTTGCCTCGTCGGTGCGTTCGTCCACGCCAGGATGTAATTCGTGAACGATGAGCGAACGGACGGATAAAACGCGTCCTTTCGGTTGCAGCGGCAACAATGAAAACACCCGTTGTTCCCGCAGCAAACCGTCACAGCACATGCACGCCGCTAGACTGAGACTGACTGATCGAGCACAAGTTGCAACAGCGCGTCGACTACTCGACTGTCGATCGCCGCGCACCGGCAACCAGCTTCAGAGCGCTCGACTCGGGAAGAGCCGGCCCCGTCACTCGTGCGCGCGTTGCCTCTCCTCGTCTctgttgttttctttttttcgtgtCTTTTCCTGTTCCGAATACTGTTTGTCTTTTTCTCGAGACGTCGAAATCGTTATTTACGCAAAGGAAGAGTAGACGGAGCTCTTGCCTTCGATTTTCTTTCGTAAGTGCACCTTTACGCGTACTTCAAGATACAGATTTCTCGGGATTTCTAAAAACGGCGGTgctttaaatttttcaatgcGTGGAAAtagcataaataatatatgtttttataatataaatgtataagaaagataaatacgtgtatataatttttatataatatagcgaatatatatttataaaatacatatgacattccagttttttttattattcgacCGAATTAATGCATAATTGTTCGAACACAGCTGCGCACCGAGAAAACGCACCGAGCGTTGAGAGTCCAAATTACTAACATgctaaagaaagaaataagcGGCTGTCTCGAAATTACATGCACGTAGCGCGTAATAACATGGCTGTACTTCGCAATTGCACTGCTGCTCAAGGTTCAAACGTTTTGCGCATTTTGGCTAACAATCGCGAACAATCGAGAGATACTTGGCATTGTGGAATGGAAAGTTTCGGAGCAAGCATTTCcttgaattaaaataaaaaaaactatattgCCATACCTGTTGCTTTTACggacaagaaaaaaaagattgtaaAAGACTTAATATAACGTCTTTTACCaccgttttccttttttagcATTGCAACATCAAGACGTCTTACTCTGGCCCTGTAAGGTTTTTTCCAACGATTCTCCTCGAATCTCGGCCATGAATTAAAACACTCGacccctctctcttctctacTGCTCCGAACAACCTTAAATACATAGAAATCCATAGAACGTGTGTTTTTACAACGTGCATATCAATTAatcaaagtttaaaaaaatatcggaGAGTTTCGAAAACGCTGCACAGCATACAAATTTATTCCAGAATAATCAATAAAGCGACATAATTAATACTATCTTGTCCTGTAAATAATACCTATCTTActaaattagatataaaattgtattaaagatttaaagataaaaatataaataatataccaaAAACTCAAAATCAAGTAGATTAAACGAGAATCGTATAATTACAttcattatgtataatttcataaataaataatatgtagaAGTTATCAATGTGATATCAACATTTTCGtaagaaataatatgtaatgaaTTATTACACAGTACAACCGCCGCAATTTCATCCTGAAAATGGACGTTATTAACAACAGCCGAAATAGCTCAGTTGGGAGAGCGTTAGACTGAAGATCTAAATGTCCCCGGTTCAATCCCGGGTTTCGGCAacaggcgatatatttttacttattaatttaagttaatatttatagacattaattatacaaatatcgataatataaattttcaattaaagatttagtatctttttattgtactaagcaacaatgatttcgattttatttaacacggcttttttaagagtggataatCCGACTTTGCGCTCTAATCTTTTAACAAGTTACTCTCTTTTATTGAAAGACGCAGTTGATAATTTCAAGTGCTTCATCCGAGAtcgtttatttatacattctttaaatattctttcggTCAATTTCTAATCCACGAGCGACAATACGAcgcgataatttaatttaattttcttcaagCATGAAAGACTTGACTCGATGTTCTTTGACTTTAACAGCAATTACTCGAGCCTGAACGAAACCAAGTCAAGCTGCTGTTTGCACCACGAATCCCGAGTCCTTTTCAACTTCAAAGACGTGCACTGCGcccgtcgcgtcgtcgcgcaACCCGCGCACGGGTACGAATTAAGAAGCCGCCGTTTTGGAACATCGAGCGGCGGCGTTGCGCCGGTCGCACGTGATTGGCGGAAATGCGACGGCCGCACGCGCGGAATCGCCCGCACCTGACGCCTCGCGATGAGTCGCGAGGCCCGCCGAGCGATTGGCCACTCTCAGTCGGTGCTTGTCGTGCGCGGCATGAGGATGCGGATTGGTGGATGCGCCGGCGGAACCGCACGTTCACGTAGGACGGAGTCCGTTTGAGTTCGTTACGGCGGCAGGTTGTCGCATCGTCGACAGATCGTTTCGGCGAGGCGGAATTAATTGTTGCCGTTAAATGTCGTAAGCGTAAAGGGGCGATCGCAAGGGACGaaggcacgcgcgcgcacctgACGCTCGTCGCTCGCGGTGTCGCGACGTTCACGTGCGTTCCTCTGCATCTTCGTGACGAGCTCGCGCCGAGCGCCGACCGGCCGACACTTCGAATCCGGACGCCGCCGAatcccgacgacgacgcgatgGGCCTGCCGCGGACGCTGCTCGTCGTCGCCTACCTGCTGCGCTGTCACGTCGCTCGCTCGATAGCCGGTGAGTTAACGAAATTTATCTCATTTGCATGTACACACGTCGCGTCGCCGAGTGCGTCTGCACGTATTTCGGGCGTCCCGTTTCCCTCTAATTGCTGCCGGATGGAAGGATGTAAACGGACGTTCCCGGTGCTTTCTCACTTTCCtggtattttatttagtatgTTACGTGTttgaatgttatttaattaattgttaagtaattaaatatcaaacgAATCTGTATAGGtatgtaaaatgtttaaatgtgGAACTGATTGTGGAGTCAGGCGTGACGCCATTAaggaatgaatatttataaaattgcgtTTATAAAATCAACGTAAAAGCGCACTGAGGTGAACGCTTTAAAGAAACATCGTCAATGTTTTTATGGTTTATATCAATAGACTTTGAATATTCAACTAAAGggaaaacaatcgtttatagATATGTATTTAACTAAAAAGCAGGTGTTTTCAATGTACTCTCACTGTCAATCTCAATGTTTATTTTCAAACAGTACAATAATAGTACAATATTATTGCGTGCTAGTTTTCATCTTTTGTTACATCTATTTTTGCACGATTGCTAAAAGTTCATTTGCATACGATCAATCGCTGTCGATAAtttgatattgatataaaattatcgatatttttaatgttttaccTTGAATATGAAAGCATTTAAAGCAAATTTAGGGCAAATATGTCGATATCTTATAATATGATTAACATTGTTGCACGGTGGTAGAGAATTTTCGGTGAAATTTGACGCAGATTATACACCGGTAGTTGCTGCACGTCGTAGATAAGACGCTTAGCACCGCTCGCTGGTACATTTACAAGTGCATTTCCGGTGGTCGCGACACGTAAATCCGCTCTGCAAATTCGCAATAGTCGGTTCGTATCCGAGCACTCTCGCTGAAAGACTTTCCACGGTTTCATTTCCTCGGCTCTCGCCCACGAAAGGAAATGTTACCGCTATCTGGGGATGCATTATTGCTACCTAAATGAAACAGAGATGGGCATGATTCGAGCGAGTTTCTATCTTATCGCACATAATGTAATGTGTATCTCACCATTACATAGTATGCATTATCGATATCAAGATTTCCACAGAAATTTTGTATATGATTTTATCCAGCATATGTAGCATGAAACTTATCCGCCTAAAATTTACTCGAGCTTTCTCTTTTAAAAACTTCTTCAAAATTACGTGCTGGTCTGTCAAAGAAAacctaaatatttaaaaaataattattataatttgtacatTGATTATATTCACGATTTTTAGATGTCGAATTCTTTTTTACACGTTAGAATTCTAGGTCGAGCATTaggtaattttttaataattaacgtaaatattacgtaagtacatatttataattttaatcagcATTCTTTGTTATCTGCTGTGCACATTATATAACGCGATGTGAGAACGTCGCTGGGAgcgttaatttttaattgacattcgtttctttatttaaGTAGTAATAAACACCGTGCATACGTGTACAATTTGCGTACGTGTATCTGAACGTTTACGCGATTTACAAGTATGCCAATTAGCGTGGCGTCAAATTGTTTAACgaacggaaaaaaagaataagcaGTATACCGTTCCTTCTTTTTAACGAATAGGTCTTTTCGATAACGGGATAGTCATTCAAGAATTCTTTTGAAGCCGCGATCAACGGCTCCTCGTTAGCAAGGTGTCCGCTAAAGCGTCATTAATTCATCGAATCAGCTGTGTTGTTTTATCTCCACCCCCTTCCGTCTCTTTCCActttcgaataaaattaatcgcggAATAGTCTGACctgcaattaaaatatataacatatcgGTTTAACacaaataatatcataatcaAATATGTCGTTAATACGACGTATCAATCGTGTGGTATTATCGATTAAACTAGTGAGCTCAAAGTAACCGCAAATTATCGAGCAGCATGTTTCACGCAAATTAGACATGTAAACGACTCCTTAATTCTCTAGATTTCCctggaattatttataatgtcgaaaaaagaaagtgtgatgtaaaattataatgcctcatataaaaaagattttattaaaagcaaATGGACAATTAATGACTCGAGTTTTATTCggcgtaaataatattataattagttggaTTAGTGATGTATTGTAAATCGCAGTGAATGCAaagagtttttctttttcggtCGGTCGATTTGGCTTTATGACGAACGATTTTATGgttatttgaattaaatagcTAAATTAAATTCGCGAGTCAAGAGGGGAGAGAGTGCTTTGTATAATAGAAACCACTTGACACAAGCGCTGGCGCAAAAAGCTGATTTATTTCGACGtacgagaaaaagaattatgtGCGATTTCTCGCTTCTGACGTTATAATCCCGTGTGGCGGTGACTAGTTCGGAGTCTTATCAGCGCGGCAGCCAGCTCGAAGATGACTCGAGGAGAAAAAGGGGGCGATCTCACGAGATCGAACTGGCACATTTATATCCGATCACGACTCGCCAATCTCGCTGTATCAGGCTTTGACCGACTTAGCGAGCTGTCTCTTATCTGCAAATTCCTCGATCAATTTCAACTCAatttttccttaacgaaaacgctggggaaaaagaaaagaacgatAAAACCTCTGTGTTTGTTCTTTGTTTGATATCAAGAAAACTCCGCTTTGAACTTCTTTTCAAATTGAAATCCAGTAAGAGTACTTAAGGCCATTGGacttaaaaagattttaatcgtAACCGTAAAGCTTTAAGCAATTTGACCAGTTATTCTTAAACGTAGTAAATATGTTTGACCGCATTTAATCAGTTTGCTAACGACTTTACGATTAATACTAAAATCTTTTCATATTCGCGAGACATATAAGTCTAAGTTTTTTGTATGGGACATATCCTATATTAAATACGTAGATTGCAAAAGCATATATACGAAACGTGGTAattgtgaataaaattaaatactttattacTGAGAATTTCCTTTAAGACATGCATGCCTTAATAAATCCTAGAGGTTTAACGATACCGTAAAATACCGTATTTTCCTCCGGCAAAATTACAAagattgcaaaaataattaatatcgaaaattgGAAACCTGCCACAACATTAACGATGAATCATCGATGTTTCCGTTAAGGAAAAATTGCTCCGGATCCGTGGATGAAAGATGATTCCCGCTGGTACTTCCATAGCGAGGTACAATATCTGCCGGCTGCGTTAACAGACACACATGCGAAACGGTAGCAGCGAGGTCGAAGGAAACATTGGTCCAGGCTTCCGCAAAACCCACCTTGCCGTTCGTCTGAGACGCTGCGCGCGGTTTCGCGGCGGAAATATCTTCGGCGCGTATAGCGGCGACTATAAATCCGCCGCCCTTCAAGAAGATACAGTTCCGAGGATAAACGGCGCGGTGTATAAGGATAATTTAATGGCCGCGAAGGCGACGGACCGTGAGTGAGTTATCCCGCGGTCGTGTGATTGTGCGGGACGGAGAACCGCGGAAATAAAATGCGCCCGACCGGAGCACGacgatagagaaagagaaaaagaaacgctatttgcgagaaaatgatcGCTCGTTCGAATTGACGGCCTGACGGTTACGGGAGGCGGACCATTTTCAGGGATACTCGGGTTTTTACACACGCGGTAAATATTGTCGTATCCTGAGGACGCACTCCAGGGAAGCTTATTATTTCATTGGCATTTAAATCGACGAGATATCGTCCCGCGatatttctcgcgcgcgcctgCCTCCAGGGTATGTGTTTATTGTAGGACACATTAGCGCTAAATGCAGCAATCTGGGTCAAtgattatacatacatagataggattttcatattaaatgaataaaaaggtAAAGGGGATTATTTGGAGCACTCGGATTCGATTTTgagtatttttcgaaaaatgtagAATCCTCGGATATATGCGGTGACCTATATAATTTGCCGCTGTGTCGTACCGCGTGATGCGTGCAAAATGTGAAACACGGCAAACGTGAGCCAGCAAACGTGGAATTAGGACATTTAATTACAAGAGCGTAATGGGCGTCTCAGTACCAGTcttacttctctctctctctatccagACATCCATGCACGACTTCTTGCTTAATTCTGTGATACTACAATTTTTTGCAATTACTTTAGTAGTGCAACCAGGCGAAAACACGTTCCGCGTCTttgttagaaaattaaaatgaaatttgcttTTGATCTTTCTTTAA
Proteins encoded in this window:
- the LOC105278420 gene encoding uncharacterized protein LOC105278420; the encoded protein is MVTVGWLGSSLVLLCTLVIVVPAITLTDSQLDILHYIYGIDYDLQARARSAIEAERFAYQSRQNRIQSASTFCRVRSEKPCPPTKYRTPSGACNNVRHPAWGARGSPFLKLLAPIYSDGISRPRQSVNTHSLPTSTDVVSSVLISPSSFSAPEVGAHEGLTSLSAVWSEMVLQDIAATVHSTGPADQCCSSERRHPECYEMRDERSDCKRYWRSMPSLTVHGCQFEGREQMNGVSAYLDGSAIYGATDEDLHLLRSYEDGLVEVNVCVPYKRNETECLLQRVLLREHNRVARKLAQANVHWDDAKLFLEARRIVVAQLQHVTLNEYVPAILRETALVDSELRSLANSFYAGYSSSNRAGTYDAVALTALRALAWTIGLQKGSVEEHVTKSALRVSLTNAPEAAAWSVHEARDHGVPGYVRFLSDCMGGNVKIGNFTDLTRVMRPERAQLLSTIYAHPEDIDLLVGGILESPITGAAVGPTFECLLKKQFVTMRNSDRFWYENDIPPSGLTPTQLAEVRKVSLAAILCANTNIRKIQPRVFIRQDPYLNSKINCEQYEPLDVAEWTEEPLPLPAVMRHEFVVNDTSAEETRQFMPEISSDLLAAAVKRAEEELLERKQLEYNAWLEQRIADPRSAAGTAASFSKANRDALLLANSSIMYELATNEILNGMHGLRRRKRQIFDSTENVLGGFPNSNDFSDLLQNVDISGFLHNHKPTNHEEVQCPVDDSPCDPTTPYRTLSGHCNNLRNPPLGKSLTTFARLLPPAYEDGVSKPRAMSVTGVPLPNPRVISTVIHPDISNLHNRYTLMVMQFAQFLDHDMTMTPIHKGFQESIPSCRSCDSPRTVHPECNPFPVPPGDHYYPTVNVSSGARMCFPSMRSLPGQQQLGPREQVNQNTGFLDASVVYGENSCICNILRGFNGRMNVTSNSRRGRDLLPQSSTHPECKARSGFCFIGGDGRASEQPALAIMHTMWIREHNRAMEALRQINLHWDGEKLFQEARRIISGMLQHITYNEFLPRILGWNAVSLYGLKLLPQGYYKEYSPTCNPSVLNEFATAAFRIGHSLLRPHLPRMDRNYQNIDPPILLRDGFFNPDMLYQENMIDEMIRGLVATPMETLDQFITGEVTNHLFEQRGIPHSGVDLIALNIHRARDHGLPSYNHYRALCNLKRATTFEDLSREMAPEVIARMKRIYASVDDIDLFPGGMSERPLQGGLVGPTFACIIAIQFRQSRKCDRFWYETDDPNIRFTEHQMAEIRKTTLAKVMCENMDSHTDMQRAVLDLPSNFLNPRVPCNSMPHIDFSAWRETRHGCQIGGRNVAVGESGFPTPCTSCVCTAEGTQCASLRVTDCNQLLREASREAILRDDVCTAQCGFVLAATETTARLQQFTTPTSPGFPGFPAHTNSLRSSPMPASFNGFKLPDLSQFIG
- the LOC105278418 gene encoding serine-threonine kinase receptor-associated protein, with protein sequence MANLRQTPLTCSGHTRPVVHLAFSDVTESGYYLISACKDGKPMLRQGDTGDWIGTFEGHKGAVWGVALNPQATRAATGAADFNAKVWDAIKGEEVHSFQHNHIVKSVNFSTDSNHLCTGSNEKLVRIYDLNKPEASPQIFSGHASGIRHVTFFDNNSALITCADDKTLRVWDRNSGQEIKRLDFPAIPSSMEVSKDGSIITTTHSNIVTFWDSKELTKIKEFAAPTQVNSASLHPDCTMFVCGGEDFKMYKFDYNTGAELESFKGHFGPVHCVRFSPDGELYASGSEDGTLRLWQTVIGKTYGLWRCIEQTPTIQENVAVVNNKQEVPAS